Below is a genomic region from Miscanthus floridulus cultivar M001 chromosome 1, ASM1932011v1, whole genome shotgun sequence.
TCACTTAAAAAGGCACCAAAAATCATGTAGGATTAAAACTGATCAACGTGCTAGGGTTCAATCTAGGCTTTCAtacaatcctgatggttctgttTATAATTGGGATTATAAACCTGAAGTTGCTAGATCTGAATTATGTCGTTTGATTGCTAAGCTTGATCTGCCTTTAGGAATTGGTGAGACTGATGCTTGGGAAGAATACATTGTTAGAGCTCATAATCCTAGGTTTGTTAAGGTctctagacagaccaccactagagatcttggcaAACTTTTTAATGAACGACGTAATATAATTAAGAACTGTGTGTTGTCTGGTGCTTCTTCTGTTGGTCTGACAttagacatttggtctggtaatgcaaaGGAAGACTATAtcagtgttgttgctcactatgtgtCTGCTGACTGGGAGTTGCAGAAAAAGGTAATTGGTCTCCGCTTGATTGAGGTAAAACATACTGGTGAGAATATTGCAGAAAAAGTTGCTTGTGTGATTGAAGAATTTGGTTTGCTTGACAAAGTGTTCTCTGTTACTCTTGACAATGCTTCTTCcaatgctaaggctatggaaacattgacacctatgtttgctggttatCTGGGTTCTGAACCTGCACCTACACCTTTAGATCCTAATAAGGTTAAGTATCATCTtgtgcatcaacgttgtgcttgcCATATTATTAATCTGATAGTAAAATCTGGCTTAAAAAGGTTCAAATGATCAGAATCTGTTTTCTATTgtctatcctatgaagcttaaataccTAAAATACTGGAAGGACATACCTCTACTgtattcatttgcattcattcttgatcctagaggtaAATTGAGAGGTTTATTTAATGTTCTTACCATAATGCAACAAAAAACTGGTTTTGACTACAGTTCTTATTATGGTATTGTGAAAATTGAAATTTTCAAGTTGTTTAACAAGTATGAAgaaaagtttggtgcagctaggtctcaaaggagGGCTGCACATCCTGCAAACATCACAGGTAAGAGGAAGCAGGCATGGGGAAGAATTTTTGGAGGCCCTGGAGCATCTGGTGTTGTTGGACCTTCCCCTGCCTCTGCTCCCAGTCCTTCTTTATCTACTTCTGCTGCTGCTTGTGAGCTATCTGCTTAtctggacagtgacaatgtcactgcatatgaggatgactttgatctacttctctggtggcgtgaccataAGCTAACATATCCAGTGCTTTCTATCATGGCTAGAGACATTATGTCAGTTCCAGTTTCAACAGTGTCTTCAGAATCTTGTTTCAGCTTGACAGGAAGAATACTTGAGGAGCGGCGCCGTCGACTATTGCCTGAACATGTGGAGATGCTTGCTTGCATAAAAGATTGGGAGTTGGGTGAAAGAAGACTGCAGCATGatgttgacaaccaagaactgGTAGACTCCTTCGAGCAtctctatcttgatgaagatgcatctacttCTGGTTCTGGGGCTCCTTCTGCTAGCACATCTGCATCTGTGGCTTCTGGTGGTTCTTGAGTTGAGAGTTGAGATTGAGACAGTGAGACTTGTTTTTGATATGTATCTGTGATGTCTGATGTATCATGTAAACCTTTGAACATGTTTAAGACTTATAAGagctgtgctgcactctttttccctttctggggtttctcacaagggtgagttttacccagaaaggtttttaatgaggcagcattgcacacagCTCAGTTATCCTTTTAATTTCCTCTTGTTCAGTTGTTCTCTGTGTCTGTCAGTCTGTGTATGGTTTTGGTTTTTGTTTGAAGCTCTTCTGGGAAAAAAATACTTCAAATTTGAATACTTCTTGTTGAGATAAAATTTTTGATGTGTTTTGAACCATACGGGcctcgggctggcacggcctggTGATTTGGCCGTGCCTAgcaggccggcacggcacggattTAGGCCCACAGGCCGTGTTCTGGGCTGCTGGCCAGGCACGAGGCCCGCAGCGGCACGGCacgggaggcacggcgtgccgtgccggcccgacatcctccgggccgtgcctggcccgtgcccgtgccgtgccgagccgggccggcccgatggccaAGTATACTGGGCGCGCGGTGCCGACGAGGCCGCTGGGAGCCGGTGAGGTCGTAGGGCCGGTAAGGTCGCTGGGCGCGGCGCCGGTGAGGTCACGAGGAGCTGACGAGGTTGCTAGGCGTGGCGCCGGCGCGGATGGGAGTCGCGGTTGCGAAGAAGTCACGGAGGGGAAAAGTAGGGAAAGaacgaaccagtatgtgtataaTCAGTGGCAGGTGGGTTATTTTTTAACCCAAAAGCAGCTGAGGGTGGAGGGTGCTTTTGGCTTTGTATTGCAATGAAAGCTGCTTTTGGGCAAAAACAGTTATAGTTTTTAGGCCTTTTAGTTAGCTTTCGACTTTTGCAAAAACAAACAAAAGGTTGAAAGGCCAACCAAGCGGCCCTAAATTATTTACCCACTACCGATGTGCGCGAGCTGTTCTTGCTGGGCCAGCGGGCTGCAAATGCATATGCTTCCAGGTCAGTTCCAGCAGAGTACCAAATCAAGGCCAGCGTGCGGAGGTGAATAGGCCAGCTGGGCCGGGTCGTGGTCTCCGTGCCTGGAGGATGGACATGGAAATTGGAGTACACGTTGGGCCGGTACAAGTTGTGCTGGGACGCTGGGTCAAAGTCAGGACCGCTTCTAGGGCGTGATTGTTCATCACGAGGAGAGCCTGGCTCGCTTCTCCCAGCCAGACCAAGTTGAGACAGGCCCCCTGCATGGAAGGCCCTGATGTTTGGTTGACTGCGTAAGTACGTACAGGACGAGTGCATCGGTTGTTTGGTTACCTGTTCGTTTGGTTGTTCCTGCACCGGCTATCTCACGGACGATTCACGAGACTTCAACTCAGCCAGGCTCCGAAGAAACGGAGGCCATCTGCGTTCCGGCCGAGCCAGGCCCAGCGGGGAGGTTTGCATGCCATCGGCCAGGCCCTGGCATCGCTGCAGGAAACCAAACGTCTGGTTTCGGCATGCCGCCGGCCAGGCCAGGCTGGGTGCAGGACTGCAGGCGGGCACCAATCACGCCCATACTGTACGTTTCTTACGGCGACCTCTCGAACACAAATCTAGTGGGTCTGCGAATAATCGAAAAAATCTGACTAAAAATCGTGTTTTGATCATAAGGAAAAAGTTTACACTcagaaaaaagcaaaaaaaaaaaaaactatagctTCTTCGGAGAGACATGGGTATTTTTGCGTTGCTTTAAATTGTCTCCCCTGTTGGTTTTTCCGACTACGGATGAGGTCATAAGGACGGGCCGTTCGGCAGTTAGTGCTCCAACGGAATCCACTACGCGGCCACGCCTCTTGGCTGTTGCCTCTCAATCTTTCATCGGCTCCGCGGGATGGGAAGAACGGCAGCACTGAACGCAGCGCACGCATCGTCTGGAAGTGGCAAGGATGCATGGTCCACGCCACGCTTTGTGTCCCGTTGATCGACGGGACCTGGTAGCGCCTTTCTTGACCGTTTCCTCCACCCATCAGGCCCCAGGCTCCGATCCTGTGGCCGCACACTCTTCCCTCTCCAGCCCGGCGGCGGCGAGACACACACGCCAGCGTGGGGGACTAGACCTCCGGGgcccaccacctccacctccacctcccagcTAGTTGCGAGAGGACGTGAAACACGCCTCGGCTCGGTCTCGCGTGGCTGGCGGCGTCCTCGGCCGTGCTTGGAACGCAGTGTCTGATCTAGCCGCAACCGCAACGACCTGTGTTGAGCGAAACGAGAAGAAATGAAGTACAGTATACTGCGGAGTAGTACGTGCGGACAAGCCGAAGACACGTTCAAAGTGTTCGGCTGGGATAAAAAAAAACGCTGTTCATACTTAGAAAACATTGTTCATACTGAAATAgtacgagagaaaaacaccgttctgATTGAAAAAATAAACCGAACAAGCCGACTTCTTTCCCAGCCGAACAAGTCCAGGGAGCCATGGCACGGAATTTCCACCGCCGCGGCCTGCGGGGGTCGTCGAGTTGCCAGTGCCAGTGGTCAGCGTGCACTCCCCTCCTCCCCGTGCACTCGTACTCGGCAAAATGTTCCACAGTCCGGCCGTACGTTAGTGGATCCCGCACCTTGCAACCGGCATCCGCCGCGGTCGGCCGGTCGCCGCCGTTCAAGAAGACCCAATGCGGTTGCGTGGACGTCGCAGTGCATCGGTGGCATGTTCTTCAGGGTTGCTGTGCGGTTGTAACGGAGCAACACGCCAACACCGACCCCGTCCCATGTGCGGTCGTAAGTTGTAACGGAACCGTAGTCAAAGCGTCACATGCATCGAGTGGCGGCACGTCGGCTAGGCCGGCCGGCCCATCCCCAGTCTATTCAGTCCAGCACATCTCCGTCGTCCGCAGCCCGCCGCAGCAGCCGGGGACAGTTAGGAACCCAAGGGCCGGGCCTATAGGCCGGCCCGCAAGCCAAGCCAGCTGCCAGCGAGATTGCGAGGAGCTGCCACGACGACAGCCCCACACCACTGGCCACTCTACCAGTGCCGGATACGGCGGGTCCAACTCACCAGCGCCACGCCTCGGCATCGCCATCCATCCCCAAACGCGCACACGCGAGCTCTGACGCGCAATAAAATCCTGGATCCAGATAGGGACGGCCGTCAGGCCCAGGGAGGATCCCTGCCCCACCATTCACCGCCTTCGCCTCCTCGTCGTGGTTGTTGGCTGGCGTTTGTTTTCTTCACGCCCGCAGGTTTCCTGTTTCTTCTCCGCGGCCGCGCGCGTCCGACGCGGGGCAGCGGGCACTCTCGCCTACCTACCCATCCCCCACACACCCGCCTCGCGAAACCCAAGCACCGCCCTCGCCGCACTCGCGCTCCCCACTCACTCACTCGTCGTAACGGCTCGGCAAAAACCCCGGGACGACGCGGTAGACGAGAGCCGAGGAAAAAAAAAAATCCCCCGCACTCCGCTTCCGTTTCGTTTCTCCCCAATTCCGCTTGGCCGCCGCGAGGTAGCGGCGCTCACCGGATGGCCGCCGGAGGGAGGGGCAAgctggctgcggcggcggcggtgcccgcGGGGGCCGTGGCGGTGGCCGGGGCCGCGGCGGACGAGGTGGTGCGGCGCGTAAGGCCCATGGAGGCCTCCGAGCGCCGCCGCGCGGAGGTTGTCGACTACGCGCGGAGGCTCGTCGGCTCCGCGCTCGGATGCGAGGTGCGTTTTGTGAATTGTGCGTGCGCTCATCGCAGCGCCGGGCCGCTCCCGTCCGCGCGCGCGGTGCGGCGGGGCGACTTCGCGTTCTCACTTTGCGAGTTTCGGTTGTGCTTTCTTCGGCTGCCCCCCTCTGACATGTATGGGGATTCTCGTCCCTCTGTTTACCTTTACTCCAtccagaaaaaaaaaagcaatTCTAGCTCCGTCTGTTTACTTTGTCCAGAAAAAAACGTAATTCTATTTTGAACCTGGACACGACGTGTGTTAGTATTGCGTTTTTTCGACGGAGGGAGTACCTCCAATCGGGAGCAGTTTTGTTTTCTTCACTTTGGTTTTGGTTTGTTTAGTCTTGTTCCATCGCTTTCCAAGGGATTTGACGCTTGATTATTCGTTTAGTTTGTACGGATCTGGATTAACTCGTAAACTATTTGCTCGCGGCGCGTCGTAATTGTTCTGTTTcgcttttttatataaaaaaactcGTGCTAGCCTTTAGGTTGCCAAATTGGGGATCGCTTCTGTTGTGTATCTGGACTATCTGTTCTCGCATGGATCAAATTTTGATGATAATTATTCTCCATTGGATTATGTTCTGCTGTGCCAAATTGTTTATTTTCACATGGACCAATGAACATAGGAATTGCTGGGGAGCTTTTTCTGCGAGTCTGACTGTGACCTGTGCCCGgcctttggatttttttttttccttcttaaCTTCTTGTATAGCTTACGGACACGGACACGTTCTGTCTTTCGTTCTTTTCTTGAGCGAACTCTCGGGAGGTGTTTCTGTGCTGTTGATTAGAAAGTTTCGTGAAGCATTCAAAATCTCCTTTTCTGTGGGTGCAGTTGTCAGCAGAGTAGTTCTTTTTACTGGAGAAAGTAGAGACAGACTTTTCTTGCTTAGGAAAAAAAAGGATAAAAACGTTTTTTGTTGTTATAATGGCTGTGTTTCTGCCCGTGATTGCCTGCTTTACTAGCTGGCAGCAGTGTCCGCTTCGAGCTGTGCATATCTATCCGAATAGCTTGGCAACCGAGGTATGCTGTAGTGGAATCTTCCTGGCATGTTGACTGCATTTTACAGAGGATTTGACACAGAGACTTCCCTGTTGGcttcgctgaaatttagcttaccCTGATAGGAAAATAGTGTTAATTCGCTGAAAGTGCCGTAGAAGCAGTGCTGAGATGTCCCTAGAGCGCATCGTTGAAATAGTTCAAGCGAATAGGTTGGAACAATTTAATTACGTTGATTTGTTGCGAGAATAAAACACTGGTTATTCCTGCCTGCCAACGTCCTGCTTTTAATTCTGCTGAGATGTCCCTTGTTGGAACAGTTTAATTGTTAATTCACTGATGGAAGTTCAGCGGGTCCGCCGTTTGATGAGTCGTACTATGAGGTTTGCACACGggcttatatatatattatatatatattatatatatatacacgtggAAGTTCCTCCCTCCGCAGTCCGCACCCACCTAGTAGTATAGTAGATCTTGAAAACTGGTCCCTTATTTGTTGCTATTCAGCCGATCAATGTGTACGAGATGTCTCTTTATTAGCTGGATTTCCTTAAGAGCATGTGGCTGCTATAGCATACATCCATTAGTCCTAGAGTTGGAGCTATGTTATGGTGTTTCTTCTAGCATTTGTCAATAATTGCGGGCTTGTTCCTTGCAAAGTTTTTGCATGATGGAGATGATTGCCTTTGCTTAATTACCATCACGTGACTTGTTATGGCCTTATGGGAGACATATGTACGTTGGTGCATTTTTTTCCGGCTACAACAAACGTGTGCCACCTAGAGGCTAGGTCAAATAAAGAACATTTCAAGATGCCTTGTGGAATTCTACTATTTCTTTAATCATGGCTGTTAACTGAAGTATCGTCAGTATATTAATATTTCGTCTGTCTTCATGAGAATGACTTGTTGAAAACCTGCACAATATCACTTCCAGACTATCCTCTTGGAGATGCAAGTTATATCTTACACTTTCTTTTCTCAAAAAGCATCCAGCAAAAAGTTAGCCAGGCATTTATTAATGTAGAAGTTTACCTTAGACTTTATCTATTGTAATGCACGTTGATGATTTTGACTTTTGACAGACTATTTTGCTATCAGTATAATGCCTTTCTATCTCATGTAGAACCGTGTGTTGAACCTTTTGGCATATAGGTTTTATATGTAATAACTATCACTTGTTTGCTATATATTGCTCAGGTTTTTGCATTTGGATCAGTTCCACTGAAGACTTACCTTCCTGATGGGGATATTGATCTAACTGTCCTTGGAAATACATCTTATGATAGTACTTTGGTTAATGATGTTTCCTGCATTCTTGAGTCTGAGGAGCAGAATAGTGATGCTGAATTCGTAGTGAAGGACTTGGAACGAATTGATGCTGAGGTTCATTCTCCTGTATACACTTCCTGTACCTTCCTAGTGATTCATTTTGGATGGTTGTTTAGGCAATCTATGATATTGTAATCTGATCTCTTACTTGGCATTTCTATTCTGCTCACGTGATAGTTAAACTGAAAGCTATGTGTCCCTCATCTTTCTCTTTGACATGTTATTTTACATACCCATCTAATTATCGGAAATTCATGTCCATCCAGGTCAGGCTCATTAAATGCACTATTGGAAATATTATAGTTGATATCTCATTCAATCAAACTGGCGGGATCTGCGCACTCTGCTTCCTTGAGCTGGTGATTAACGCATTTTATTTtgggaaaaagtctacttcaccccccatctttcatact
It encodes:
- the LOC136496692 gene encoding zinc finger BED domain-containing protein RICESLEEPER 1-like isoform X4; translation: MASCRLAWPQRARTTTTLEPTLLRCSVSILGTALLLRSMWTRTVAKGRRRLRTPTALLLQLLEQEDYISVVAHYVSADWELQKKLKYLKYWKDIPLLYSFAFILDPRGKLRGLFNVLTIMQQKTGFDYSSYYGIVKIEIFKLFNKYEEKFGAARSQRRAAHPANITGKRKQAWGRIFGGPGASGVVGPSPASAPSPSLSTSAAACELSAYLDSDNVTAYEDDFDLLLWWRDHKLTYPVLSIMARDIMSVPVSTVSSESCFSLTGRILEERRRRLLPEHVEMLACIKDWELGERRLQHDVDNQELVDSFEHLYLDEDASTSGSGAPSASTSASVASGGS
- the LOC136496692 gene encoding uncharacterized protein isoform X1 — translated: MADEDGLLPVGLAPEGENDDDTRADAAALFGIDLGDGSAAPIDVDADGGEGATATANSNGSAPSVAGTGNTSKRKSPVWADFEEIYEVINGSRICTKAVCKMCKSILSARSAAGTGHLKRHQKSCRIKTDQRARVQSRLSYNPDGSVYNWDYKPEVARSELCRLIAKLDLPLGIGETDAWEEYIVRAHNPRFVKVSRQTTTRDLGKLFNERRNIIKNCVLSGASSVGLTLDIWSGNAKEDYISVVAHYVSADWELQKKLKYLKYWKDIPLLYSFAFILDPRGKLRGLFNVLTIMQQKTGFDYSSYYGIVKIEIFKLFNKYEEKFGAARSQRRAAHPANITGKRKQAWGRIFGGPGASGVVGPSPASAPSPSLSTSAAACELSAYLDSDNVTAYEDDFDLLLWWRDHKLTYPVLSIMARDIMSVPVSTVSSESCFSLTGRILEERRRRLLPEHVEMLACIKDWELGERRLQHDVDNQELVDSFEHLYLDEDASTSGSGAPSASTSASVASGGS
- the LOC136496692 gene encoding uncharacterized protein isoform X2 encodes the protein MADEDGLLPVGLAPEGENDDDTRADAAALFGIDLGDGSAAPIDVDADGGEGATATANSNGSAPSVAGTGNTSKRKSPVWADFEEIYEVINGSRICTKAVCKMCKSILSARSAAGTGHLKRHQKSCRIKTDQRARVQSRLSYNPDGSVYNWDYKPEVARSELCRLIAKLDLPLGIGETDAWEEYIVRAHNPRFVKVSRQTTTRDLGKLFNERRNIIKNCVLSGASSVGLTLDIWSGNAKEDYISVVAHYVSADWELQKKLKYLKYWKDIPLLYSFAFILDPRARSQRRAAHPANITGKRKQAWGRIFGGPGASGVVGPSPASAPSPSLSTSAAACELSAYLDSDNVTAYEDDFDLLLWWRDHKLTYPVLSIMARDIMSVPVSTVSSESCFSLTGRILEERRRRLLPEHVEMLACIKDWELGERRLQHDVDNQELVDSFEHLYLDEDASTSGSGAPSASTSASVASGGS
- the LOC136496692 gene encoding zinc finger BED domain-containing protein RICESLEEPER 1-like isoform X3 yields the protein MADEDGLLPVGLAPEGENDDDTRADAAALFGIDLGDGSAAPIDVDADGGEGATATANSNGSAPSVAGTDIWSGNAKEDYISVVAHYVSADWELQKKLKYLKYWKDIPLLYSFAFILDPRGKLRGLFNVLTIMQQKTGFDYSSYYGIVKIEIFKLFNKYEEKFGAARSQRRAAHPANITGKRKQAWGRIFGGPGASGVVGPSPASAPSPSLSTSAAACELSAYLDSDNVTAYEDDFDLLLWWRDHKLTYPVLSIMARDIMSVPVSTVSSESCFSLTGRILEERRRRLLPEHVEMLACIKDWELGERRLQHDVDNQELVDSFEHLYLDEDASTSGSGAPSASTSASVASGGS